The genomic stretch CCTAATCAGAAATGGAAAGGCCCAGATAAGATTAGCAAGATATATGGTGACTGGATCGATGACCTCTAGTGGACAGATGGTGGTTTCTTCACTTAATAAAGGTGGTAATAGAAGAAACGAGCGGCTGTGTCGCATCTTTGTTGTTGTATCGGATGTTACTCTGTAGAATAAGAAGAGCATGGGTGGGGTGTTCGTCCGTCGCTGACTGGATGTCCTTCTTGCCggtttttgtattttgtaacaTTTTTCCCTTTCTTACCGTAACAAAATTTGTTTCTGAACATGTGTATTTGTTGGAAATTTTCCATATGCTTGTCTGGAAATAGATTTTGAGTCAAGTTTTTCGTAGATAAAATGGTGTTGTAGACTCCATATTAGAATTTAACGGAAGACTATTCAATGTAGTCTCTTACTATAAGCCAAAGTCACCAAACCTATGTCCAAAATTGAGAGATTTTAgaaaaatagatcaaattcgctaaccttttaaaatttgtgattgagattAAATTCGCTGAGTTGCTGACTTTTCAAAATATGAAATCTAGACATGcaatttttttagaataagGATGTTCGAGTTTTTCTCGTTTGAACAtgtcaaaatatttgataaattaCGAAAGGTTTAGAAGTATCATGATAGTATAAATGATTAAAGGTAAAAACAAGCAAGAGGCAAGCGTAGGGGGATTACATGGTGAACAAAAATCGCCACATAATGATAATCGAAGACCATAATATTTGTGACAAAATATCGCTGAGCATCAAAGAAGCTACAACCCTCATTTCACTTACATTCAACTCAGCTCCCGACgacaaaagaaaaagggaaaaaatataTTGTATCTATATACAACTATGGAAATGCACCATCCTGAACTTTGGAACAATCAAAAGGTGTTAGTGGTGAGCAGGGTCCCAGATCGCTCGCGCGTACCAGAGGAAGCCGGGTAGAAAATTTTGTCTTTGAACCGACTCGACTGCCAAGGCACCTGTAAAGAATGAGTCTCCGGAGCAGTCTCCTCGCCTCCCTCCCGTCTCCTCGGAGGTATTAACAACTGGAGATATGCGAGATTAGACCATCCAGGACACAACCTACATGAAAAAATTTCAATCCAAAAGTGTAGGCCGTGCTTCGCATCAGCTGTCCTCATCTACTGCACCAATGTACGTGAGGTCCGTCCGCCTAACCCTAACGGCTCCCTTTAGCAAGAAGGACGCCTTGAAATTAGCATGCTCGCTGTTGCCGATGCCTGCAGAGCTGGGCGAGGGCTGGCCCACCCCAGTGCCATCTTCCAGAAGGGTCCACGGGTCGATCTCCGTGTCAAGGTCCGCTTGCGACATCTGTGACTTTGTTTTCATGTTGGTGCGCCCCGTATTCCTCTGAGGGAGGTTTGAGTTGCAGGGGTTTAACACTGTCACCAGGTTGCTCGGTTGGAGACAGGCAAGGGCAGTATGTGGTACAGACGGAGGCTGGCACAAGAGTGAAGATCGAGCAGGTGGTGTTAGAATTGGCAACGCGCTTTGAATTCGCCACCGGATTGTCTTGGGCAGTTCCATGCGATCCAAGTCATTCTGCATATTAACGGCAAGATCTTGATAtgaggaagaaaagaaattgaaCTGCTATACACATTTCCCCCCTCCAAACGATGATAATATGGATTTCGAAAGAAATATGGAGTTTGCAAATGTCAAACAAACCTGCAGGCTTTCTGCAACTTCCCGATCGAAAGCAGCGTAGTCCTTGCTGGACTCAGTTAGCTTGGATTCGGATTTCAGTTTCAACCAGCTTGGCTGGTAACTGCTCAGCAGCACATGCAGCACGAGCAACAAACAATCAAAAAGGCTTTCACCACACAGAAATGTTGTAGATGTATAACTCTCCATAAGAGATCCTGCATCCCTATTGGAAGAAGTCAGTGCAGTATTTACATAGAGGGAGCCATCTTCGTGCACGACCCTGCTTCCGAGAAGACGTAAAATCACTGAAGCAAGAGCGTATCTCATATTACGGCTTGAAGGCTCCCTGCAAAAGTAACATATTATTGTAGCCAAAATAAGTAAAATGTGCCTTAATTATTCATAAGAATAGGATAGTCAAATATCCACATACACCTGtaaatactactacttataAACTATCATGCTGATGCTAGAATGAAAGCCAGCATACAATACACAAACCAAACAAAAATGGTTGTTCGTGTCAAATACAGTAACACAGAGAAAGTGGAATGAATGAAAAGTTCATTCATtcaaaaacaaatgaaaagtTCATTCATtcaaaaacaaatgaaaagtTCATTCATGACATAGATGTTGAACCACACTATAAGTCAAcgacttttaaagtaaaattacCTATCTCCACAAATAATAGGGAGTAATCTCAGCAGGAACTGCAAACGCAAAGTCATGGAGGCTCGCAGTGCTGCAGGAGAAGGTGGAACAGTCTCAGCCGATACAGTAGATTGTCTTGGTATCCCAGGACTGCTGCTTTTCGCACTCTTGCGGCTGCCACTTTTATTGGCAGGACTTCCAATCGCAGGGGAGGGGGTTGCTGCAGACTTGCCACCTCCACGAGTGACTGTATTTATTTGTTGTTCGATGTTGCTCATCTGCTTGATCATTTCACTTGCAAAACTATTACGTAAGTCATCAGAGCCTTGATCCACACAAGGAAGGATCAATTCAATCAGAGCTCTCTCTGTCAGATGCTGCTGATTCACAACCAACCCTTCAACAACCGAGAGGCCATGCCCTTTCGCAGAATTGTTAGCATCAGCCCCTTCATCAACAACTTCGCCTTCCTCAAGGGCACCAGCTTCGGATTTCAATCTCTCACCTTTACTACTCACTGATTTGGTATCAGCATGCAACCATCCCCATGGCTTCCAGTATTGAGGCTTAACAGACAGTTCTTTGATGTCGGCAGCAATATTCATAACTTTCTGCCAAATTGTTTTCTTGCCATACAGGACTTCTGCACCTCTGAGCAACCATTTTGCTTGCGACAGCATTGAATCCTCGAGCGACTTCCCCAATAGATGAACAGCTTCAGAGAATAAGGGAGCAGCATCTGGCCTGACAAGTAATCTGGTTAGGATTATTTGGACAAAGTTACTCTCATTCTCCGAAGCAGTATTTTTATCGGGATGGGGTGAGAGAGATCTTATTGCATCAGTCAAGGAGATCTCGTTTTCCATAATCTTTTCATTAACAGCCTGTTCATTTAGGAGGAGCCTAAGCTCAATCCACTGCCAATGAAACTTGGCAGGTTGCAGGGTATCCAAAACATTTACAAGCCTATACATAAGCTTTTTCAGATTTTCTGCacattgtttttttatttcaccTTGACCAGAGATCCAATTTCCCACGTCCAATCTGATTACAGGTTCTGGAATTTTGCCATCTATGAATGCATCTAGAAAAAGCCTAGAACGAAGAGGGGCCAAAGTAGCAGCTTTTAATTTGCTTTCTGTACCAATAGATTGCAGCATTGATACAAATTCTGAATCAAGAGTATCTGCGGCAATGAGATCATATAGCCCATGAGCTTTGCGGAAACATATCTCACGGAAGGGCAAGTGCTTTATGGCATCACCTATAGCTGCAGTCAGTGATTGAGACAACTGATGTGAATCTTCTCGTGCTCCAACACTAGCATCAAGCATAGGCTTCCATATCACAAAGGCAAATATAGAATAGGCTGGTGGAAAAACCAAGTCCAGAGACAGCATTCGCTGCATTCTCGAGAGAGTTACAACTGAAGCTTCACCCAAGAGTTCCACAATAAGTCCATCACATACTGTTCTGCAGTTCCCTACAAGAACCCTGAACCAGATCACAGAAACTTCAATCATGCTGTCAATCTTCGAAACTCCCAATGATCGTGCATTTCCGTTCATGTTAGTTTTCAGACTCCTTGCAAACTGCATTAGATCCAGGCCCTCTTTAATCCTAAATAGGGTAACCATTCTATCCAGGCTAGCAACTCCCTGAAGAATTGCCCCAACAACTAGTGCAGATACAGCTGTTGTTCTAGCTGCTCTCCCAAGAGCTGCTTTACTGGAGAGATCATTAGGTAAATTTGCATTGAAGTCGAGGGATTCCGGAGACATTTGAAACTGGCTGCGAGGTGCCTTTCCAGGTGCATAAGTTTGCATGAGTGCGGAAGAAGCTTCTGTTGCAAGAGCGACCTCAAAGACTCGGCTCTGACGTTCTCCAAGTGCTTCCTTTAATATACATAGACAGGTTATATGAACACGTAAAATGCACCTTGCAAACTTTAGGGATCCAAAAGAGGAAGGGACACTTGAGCTATTACTGCTGGCAGATAAATCAGGAATTCTGCCAATTACTTGTCCAACATTATTAACAATAGCAGCAATTGCCGAAGAAACCAGTGAAGGATCTCCTTCCTGTGCAGCCCCACCAGTTTGTCTCATGCAGTCAATCAATCCCTGCACAATTTTTTGAGCTAACGGATAGCAATCTTCCCACTTCTCCAAACTTGGGAATTTATTTGTTCCAGCACCATAAGGCTTTCTATCTTTGTTGAAGAAATACTGAAAAGCTTCTTCCACATGTTTGTTAACTATTTCTTTCATACTCAAACCCACTCTAGAAACCCGTGCTGCACCTGTTATCTTTTGACGGAAATAATCATCAAGATCTTCCACTCCATTTGGAACACCAAGGGTAAAGCCAAAGTCCCCTTCTGAGGACTTTGCCGAGTCTATTTCAGAACTCTGTCGCTTATCACATGTGGATTTGAAGTTCTTTTCCCATTCAACGACACTGGTTACATTGCTGTACTTCTTTAGAATTTGGCGGGCATAAACTAAGGCAGGTGACGCAGAAACCACCCTACCTTTAGATGCCAAAAATGTGGCAGCACGATGCATTGTGGCAGACAGTGTCTCAGGAATAAGGTCAGCTGCAACAATTATGTGTTCATAACTGAAACAGAAAAAATAAGATGTGTGAGAAAATATTAAGGATCAACAGAATGCAGTAATTTTATGAgagaaatatggagtatataattatatatatgcaGTGCCTTCCTCAGGGGAGTACAAAAACATGCTCTTCAGAAGCAAgcatattaatttttaatatacacCACGGTTAAGTGCAACCATTGCAAGAATAATCGATGAGATTCTAGTGAGGGACAAGTGAGACCCCAAACAATTTCCACAAATGATATGACAAAACACTGAAGATTGACTTGAAGAGCATACCTACGAATGAATGACAGAAGAAATGCTTCCCCAATGTTATAGACATCGTTATCTGCATTTCTAGGAAGCATCATGATACTCCTACTGAGGATAGCAGTACCAGGATTATTAGGAATTTTTGGCAACAACCAAAGAAGAAACCTCGTTGCGGAGGTGTATTCATGAcaaacatccattaaatatataattgctGACAGTTCATCTTCACCAAGCCTCCAGCATGTGGAGCTTCGACCATCATTAGCAGGAAGTGTTCTACCATATTGGCCAACCTTAGGCACAGTCCTTTCAGCCTCTTCAATTAGGTGCTTAACCGCATCTATCATCCATACAATCAGCTTCCTCTTCTCTACAAACCGCATCGGCTTCAGAAGCTTTCCAATTGAAACAATATCTCCAGAGGACGGTTTTCTTGCCACATCTACTGATTTTATGATGTCATCAGAAACACTTCTGTGGTGCGGGCACCCTATCCTACTTTCGCATACATGGCTCGTAGATGCTCCCTGACTACCTTCAATTCGAGCAGCATCTAATTGTGCAAGACTTTGAGTTTTCCGGACTGATTTCTGCCTGCTCCTCGAGGTCTGCTTGGTAGGCTTAGGAGGTGGTTCTGCTTTATATGATTCCATATATTGGACCCCCTTTTTTATCCACCATATGTCTTCATCGTCTGCTGGATTTGACTGCAGGATTGAGCTCATTTCTTCACTTAATTTTTGTCTCTTCGCTCTTCTGCATTCTTCGCACCCAGATGTTTCTTCAGTGCCATCAGCTCTATTATAGACCCCGCCAGGTCTCTTGGTGCTCACTTGAGATTCATCAACTCCAGCATCAGCGGTTGAAGAAGGATTGGGAAATTGCAACAGTgatgaaattgaagcttttaaCTCCTCAAGCTTGAAATCCAAGTCGGCATCTGTTGATGATTTTGAAGTTGCCTGAAAATACCACTGATCAACAGAAGATGGGGAGCCATTTCCATTTTCAGACATGTGGAAATACTTTTTCTTTGTCGCATTTCTTGCACCAGGAGTAAATTTACTGGCTCCTAGCAACCCATCAAGTAGCAAACGGCGTTCATTAGAGTAAACATTCATTGCTTCCAAAAGAATTGGTGGTTCAACAAGCTGGGCTTCCTCCATAGCATCACGAATGTAGGGAGCAGGCAACTGCTTCAAGAGTTTGTAATGTCTCTTACGCTTTTCCAGGTTAGCCATAGGTCCAGTGCCATCCATGATTCCACTTACAATCAGCTGTCTGCCATATGCCAAAGGATTAAAAATGCCAGATCGCATCAACTCTCTTACTAGAAGTTGCACTCTTGTAAAACCTTCCCTGTTATGCACCTCATGTTGATCGATCCAACATACAATAACATCATGCAAAAGGCTTGGACTCTCAAAAATATCTAAAAGATCTTTGTTTCTCGGCTTTGAACTGTACAAGGTTTCCATCTTCAGTTTTAGAAGTCGTATTGCTATAAATATATGAGAGAAATCTCTTCTACCAGTAAACTTAAGACCTTGGGGAGGTGCAGCACGAAAATCCCTAAATTCACAAGTAGCCCATTCACAAATTAGGAAAATGGAGCAAAGTAATGATGGTGTCACCTTACCAATATGCTTAAGTGATGTAAGTAAACAGGGACACACTTCAGCACTCCAACGCTCAGTATAAATCTCATCCCATGTATTTTCTAAGAGCAAGTTGCAAGAAACTCCTACATCCCCATGCATGAGAGATTGGTCCAACACCTGCAAGGCTTTTGCTACATTGTGACCAGGACGATTGGGTTTGGCAGCTCTTGAAAGAGTATCTGAACGTTTCTGAATTGATGAAACAACACTTTGAAATGAAAAGGAGTCAGCTTGAACATCATGGTTTTTATCCCTAAGTACACCGGATACTTCAATTTGACCACCCTTAACTTTCTTAGCATCCTCAGCCATTTTAGATAAGAAACTTCCATCATTTACTACATGACTTGTTACACATGCTGGCAAGGGAAAACAGTCCAAAGCCACAAAAGTATCAGGCACAGCTAGTACCAAATACCGAAGCATCTCAACAACAGCAGCAGTAGTATATGCACGTCGAGAATTATCAACAAGATCAGAACCACCAGGAGAAGGCTCTTGTATGAACCGAACAGCAATCCTCACTAGTGTACGCACATAAGTCTGAGATGAAACAACTGTTTCTATGACACCATATATAATGGGCAATAGCAACTGGGTAACACTGAGCAATTCTTTTTCCTGTAGTGCCATGATTTCATGGGTTGGAATGTTAAAGGATAACACAATCATCAGAACAAATTGTAGATAGCTAATCTCTTGCATCCAGAAAATAAAGAGGTAGATGAAAGAAGATCAGTACCTGGAGCTGATTAAGAACCCAATCAATAATGAGAGAAGGAATGACTAGTCCTTCAGCATGGTGCCAATGAATAATTCTCACCACATACCACCACTTATTATACAGCAAAGGTTCCTCACCATCTACAAGAGATGAATATGAATCACCCTTTTGTTGCACTGAACCAGCAAAGATCATTTGTGAAGACCGATCCCGCGCATACGATGCTGAATGAGTATTGTTTCTTGTAAGAAATTCATCAAATAGACACTGCAAGTACTCTATAATATCTTTCGTCCATTGCTCTGAACGTGAAATTTGAGTTTTTTCATGATACCCAGATGATGTATTAGAGGAGGCCGTACGAACCTGACAGAAAAAATAAGATCACTAATCCCAAACGTGAGGACAGAAAATCATCCTTTCTTTAAAAAGGATTAATCCACTTCTTCTCTTAGCTG from Salvia splendens isolate huo1 chromosome 4, SspV2, whole genome shotgun sequence encodes the following:
- the LOC121798780 gene encoding mediator of RNA polymerase II transcription subunit 12-like, which codes for MQRYHAGSCTSALNNNAISGIQSRDASRADPSTLPSNFSINSRRSAQPNQYKLRCDKESLNSRVGPPDFHPQTPNCPEETLTREYVQSGYRETVEGLEESREILLSQVQFFNNPTIAKCKEAIRKCHRAINESRAQKRKAGQVYGVPLSGTLLTKPGIFPEQRPCGEEFRRKWIEGLSQPHKRLRSLADHVPPGYRRKSPFEVLIRNNVPLLRATWFVKVTYLNQVRTASSNTSSGYHEKTQISRSEQWTKDIIEYLQCLFDEFLTRNNTHSASYARDRSSQMIFAGSVQQKGDSYSSLVDGEEPLLYNKWWYVVRIIHWHHAEGLVIPSLIIDWVLNQLQEKELLSVTQLLLPIIYGVIETVVSSQTYVRTLVRIAVRFIQEPSPGGSDLVDNSRRAYTTAAVVEMLRYLVLAVPDTFVALDCFPLPACVTSHVVNDGSFLSKMAEDAKKVKGGQIEVSGVLRDKNHDVQADSFSFQSVVSSIQKRSDTLSRAAKPNRPGHNVAKALQVLDQSLMHGDVGVSCNLLLENTWDEIYTERWSAEVCPCLLTSLKHIGKVTPSLLCSIFLICEWATCEFRDFRAAPPQGLKFTGRRDFSHIFIAIRLLKLKMETLYSSKPRNKDLLDIFESPSLLHDVIVCWIDQHEVHNREGFTRVQLLVRELMRSGIFNPLAYGRQLIVSGIMDGTGPMANLEKRKRHYKLLKQLPAPYIRDAMEEAQLVEPPILLEAMNVYSNERRLLLDGLLGASKFTPGARNATKKKYFHMSENGNGSPSSVDQWYFQATSKSSTDADLDFKLEELKASISSLLQFPNPSSTADAGVDESQVSTKRPGGVYNRADGTEETSGCEECRRAKRQKLSEEMSSILQSNPADDEDIWWIKKGVQYMESYKAEPPPKPTKQTSRSRQKSVRKTQSLAQLDAARIEGSQGASTSHVCESRIGCPHHRSVSDDIIKSVDVARKPSSGDIVSIGKLLKPMRFVEKRKLIVWMIDAVKHLIEEAERTVPKVGQYGRTLPANDGRSSTCWRLGEDELSAIIYLMDVCHEYTSATRFLLWLLPKIPNNPGTAILSRSIMMLPRNADNDVYNIGEAFLLSFIRSYEHIIVAADLIPETLSATMHRAATFLASKGRVVSASPALVYARQILKKYSNVTSVVEWEKNFKSTCDKRQSSEIDSAKSSEGDFGFTLGVPNGVEDLDDYFRQKITGAARVSRVGLSMKEIVNKHVEEAFQYFFNKDRKPYGAGTNKFPSLEKWEDCYPLAQKIVQGLIDCMRQTGGAAQEGDPSLVSSAIAAIVNNVGQVIGRIPDLSASSNSSSVPSSFGSLKFARCILRVHITCLCILKEALGERQSRVFEVALATEASSALMQTYAPGKAPRSQFQMSPESLDFNANLPNDLSSKAALGRAARTTAVSALVVGAILQGVASLDRMVTLFRIKEGLDLMQFARSLKTNMNGNARSLGVSKIDSMIEVSVIWFRVLVGNCRTVCDGLIVELLGEASVVTLSRMQRMLSLDLVFPPAYSIFAFVIWKPMLDASVGAREDSHQLSQSLTAAIGDAIKHLPFREICFRKAHGLYDLIAADTLDSEFVSMLQSIGTESKLKAATLAPLRSRLFLDAFIDGKIPEPVIRLDVGNWISGQGEIKKQCAENLKKLMYRLVNVLDTLQPAKFHWQWIELRLLLNEQAVNEKIMENEISLTDAIRSLSPHPDKNTASENESNFVQIILTRLLVRPDAAPLFSEAVHLLGKSLEDSMLSQAKWLLRGAEVLYGKKTIWQKVMNIAADIKELSVKPQYWKPWGWLHADTKSVSSKGERLKSEAGALEEGEVVDEGADANNSAKGHGLSVVEGLVVNQQHLTERALIELILPCVDQGSDDLRNSFASEMIKQMSNIEQQINTVTRGGGKSAATPSPAIGSPANKSGSRKSAKSSSPGIPRQSTVSAETVPPSPAALRASMTLRLQFLLRLLPIICGDREPSSRNMRYALASVILRLLGSRVVHEDGSLYVNTALTSSNRDAGSLMESYTSTTFLCGESLFDCLLLVLHVLLSSYQPSWLKLKSESKLTESSKDYAAFDREVAESLQNDLDRMELPKTIRWRIQSALPILTPPARSSLLCQPPSVPHTALACLQPSNLVTVLNPCNSNLPQRNTGRTNMKTKSQMSQADLDTEIDPWTLLEDGTGVGQPSPSSAGIGNSEHANFKASFLLKGAVRVRRTDLTYIGAVDEDS